One Rosa chinensis cultivar Old Blush chromosome 3, RchiOBHm-V2, whole genome shotgun sequence DNA window includes the following coding sequences:
- the LOC112193943 gene encoding protein DMP10: MADQQIVLQIGQLSSSTPPLPPPHDEQTKSVAPASHHGTLNLRVTEPILLHINSLTPLLNNQPISTQSTPTPTPPPPPPPPKNQVTSNPPTDIAQSLKGTKHQKALSKMGSLANLLPTGTVLAFQAITPSLSYNGRCHIFNKYLVAFVMLACSLVCFVSSFTDSLEYEQKVYYGIATFNGLSVFNYERREVEEKALEDKLKSLKITPRDYLHAFLSVFVFLIFACSSLEVQTCYFPAGIRDQLEYSMVIYLPLVVGLLSSFLFTHFPTNRRGIGYTCTRT; this comes from the coding sequence ATGGCAGATCAACAGATTGTGTTACAAATTGGACAACTATCAAGTTCAACACCACCACTACCACCACCTCATGATGAACAAACTAAATCAGTAGCACCAGCATCACACCATGGTACCTTAAACCTCAGGGTAACTGAGCCGATTTTGCTACACATAAACTCGTTAACACCACTTCTCAATAACCAACCAATTAGTACTCAatcaacaccaacaccaacaccaccaccaccaccaccaccaccaaaaaaCCAAGTAACCTCTAATCCACCGACTGATATTGCACAATCTTTGAAAGGCACAAAGCACCAAAAGGCACTTAGCAAGATGGGAAGCCTGGCAAACCTGTTACCCACAGGCACTGTTCTTGCATTCCAAGCCATCACGCCTTCCCTTTCCTACAACGGTAGATGCCACATCTTCAACAAGTACCTTGTTGCATTCGTCATGCTGGCTTGCTCTCTCGTTTGCTTCGTCTCTTCCTTCACCGACAGCCTAGAATATGAGCAGAAAGTGTACTATGGCATTGCAACATTCAACGGGCTTTCAGTTTTCAACTATGAACGTCGTGAGGTTGAAGAAAAAGCTCTTGAGGATAAGCTGAAGTCGCTGAAGATTACACCCAGGGACTATCTTCATGCGTTTCTCTCGGTTTTTGTGTTCCTGATATTTGCTTGTAGCAGCTTAGAGGTGCAGACCTGCTACTTTCCGGCTGGAATAAGAGATCAGTTGGAGTATTCGATGGTGATATATTTGCCTTTGGTCGTTGGATTGCTGTCAAGTTTCTTGTTCACCCATTTCCCTACTAACCGTAGAGGGATTGGCTACACATGCACCAGAACATGA
- the LOC112193945 gene encoding protein DMP10, whose translation MTTATQDENVSATQKTIASAANLANLLPTGTVLVFETLIPSFSNNGACHPANKGLSSSIILICALICFFSSFTDSFIDSTDGKFYYGIATSTGIRILNPRTKKITYEERKRLEKYKITGRDYFHAFLALTVFLVFALTDLNVKNCFFSDAGDDLNQIIINLPLGAGIFASFLFTIFPTTRRGIGYTQPRPNKEEKDGNQTSVITTASKGSEAEMVGVVVEGAVQSEAQVSATASTPPRAID comes from the coding sequence ATGACTACTGCAACACAAGACGAAAACGTATCAGCCACCCAAAAGACCATAGCCAGTGCAGCCAATCTTGCTAACCTCCTACCGACCGGCACCGTTCTCGTATTTGAGACCCTCATTCCTAGTTTCTCCAACAACGGAGCATGCCATCCTGCCAACAAGGGCCTTTCCTCATCCATCATTCTAATTTGTGCTCTCAtctgcttcttctcctcctttacTGATAGCTTCATTGACAGTACCGATGGAAAATTCTATTATGGGATCGCCACTAGCACAGGCATACGCATCTTAAATCCTAGAACAAAAAAGATCACTTATGAGGAAAGAAAGCGCttggaaaagtataaaatcacGGGTAGAGATTATTTCCATGCCTTTTTGGCACTAACTGTGTTCTTGGTCTTTGCTCTTACCGACCTGAATGTGaaaaattgtttcttttctgATGCGGGAGATGATCTCAATCAAATCATTATCAACTTGCCACTAGGAGCTGGGATTTTCGCATCCTTCTTATTCACTATTTTTCCAACTACTCGAAGAGGGATAGGATACACGCAGCCCCGGCCGAATAAGGAGGAAAAAGACGGGAACCAGACCTCGGTCATCACGACCGCTTCCAAGGGGTCGGAGGCGGAAATGGTGGGTGTGGTTGTAGAAGGAGCAGTTCAGTCTGAAGCTCAGGTCTCCGCGACAGCCTCAACCCCACCGCGCGCGATAGATTAG